A region of Pyxidicoccus parkwaysis DNA encodes the following proteins:
- the pilM gene encoding type IV pilus assembly protein PilM translates to MAKGKLALGLDIGSTSIKMILLKEQRKRGEVGYALQSFGMKPLPPEAIVDGALMNSTAIVQAVQELMSELKVKGKDVAIGVSGHSVIIKKIQMPRMSQDELEESIQWEAEQYIPFDVKDVNIDTQILDGGGNDATGQMDVLLVAAKKDMINDYTTVVSEAGLAPVVVDVDAFAVQNMFSVNYDLPEKETVVLINAGASVVNINIIANGVTVFTRDVTIGGNQFTEEIQKQLNVSYEEAEALKIGGNSADADAVVPQEVERVLSSVAEQVAGEIQRSLDFYAGTAADSNFSKVYLSGGTAKIPALFKTIEARTGVPVEILNPFRKIEVDNRKFDPAFIMDVAPMAAVAVGLALRRPGDKAA, encoded by the coding sequence ATGGCGAAGGGCAAACTCGCACTCGGCCTGGACATCGGATCGACGTCCATCAAGATGATTCTCCTCAAGGAGCAGCGCAAGCGCGGCGAGGTTGGCTACGCGTTGCAGAGCTTCGGGATGAAGCCGCTGCCGCCGGAGGCCATCGTCGACGGTGCCCTGATGAACTCCACGGCCATCGTCCAGGCCGTGCAGGAGCTGATGTCCGAGCTGAAGGTGAAGGGCAAGGACGTCGCCATCGGCGTGTCCGGCCACTCGGTCATCATCAAGAAGATTCAGATGCCCCGCATGTCCCAGGACGAGCTCGAGGAGAGCATCCAGTGGGAGGCGGAGCAGTACATTCCGTTCGATGTGAAGGACGTGAACATCGACACGCAGATTCTGGACGGCGGCGGCAACGACGCCACCGGGCAGATGGACGTGCTGCTGGTGGCCGCCAAGAAGGACATGATCAACGACTACACCACCGTGGTCTCCGAGGCGGGACTGGCGCCGGTGGTGGTGGACGTGGACGCCTTCGCCGTCCAGAACATGTTCTCCGTCAACTACGACCTCCCGGAGAAGGAGACCGTGGTGCTCATCAACGCGGGCGCCTCGGTGGTGAACATCAACATCATCGCCAACGGCGTGACGGTGTTCACCCGCGACGTCACCATCGGTGGCAACCAGTTCACCGAAGAAATCCAGAAGCAGCTCAACGTCTCCTACGAGGAGGCCGAGGCGCTGAAGATTGGCGGCAACAGCGCGGACGCGGACGCGGTGGTGCCCCAGGAAGTCGAGCGCGTGCTCTCCAGCGTCGCCGAGCAGGTGGCCGGTGAAATCCAGCGCTCGCTGGACTTCTACGCGGGCACGGCGGCCGACTCGAACTTCAGCAAGGTGTACCTGTCGGGCGGCACGGCGAAGATTCCCGCGCTGTTCAAGACCATCGAGGCGCGCACGGGCGTGCCCGTCGAGATTCTGAATCCCTTCCGCAAGATTGAAGTGGACAACCGCAAGTTCGACCCCGCGTTCATCATGGACGTGGCGCCCATGGCGGCGGTGGCCGTGGGATTGGCGCTCCGGCGCCCGGGCGACAAGGCAGCCTGA
- a CDS encoding PilN domain-containing protein, producing MMIRINLLPVRAVKKREMGRQVLVLFALVLLIAGGANYYWYADRDAELTRHQQGIAQTRAKIAELEKVIGEVKNINARKAEVEKKLAVLDSLRKGRNGPVRMLDALASATPKKVWLKTFSENNNAVSIDGSAVSHDEVAEFMRGLNGVVWTPKGMGRLVDQRRDSKTSRVELLTAEATIEEFPAAEVIPFFRNIDLTSAVQGRAAPNQPGAPALVEFKITLQANYAI from the coding sequence ATGATGATTCGCATCAACCTGCTGCCCGTCCGGGCGGTGAAGAAGCGGGAGATGGGCCGGCAGGTGCTGGTCCTCTTCGCCCTCGTCCTGCTCATCGCGGGCGGGGCCAACTACTACTGGTACGCGGACCGGGACGCCGAGCTCACGCGCCACCAGCAGGGCATCGCGCAGACGCGCGCGAAGATCGCCGAGCTGGAGAAGGTCATCGGCGAGGTGAAGAACATCAACGCCCGCAAGGCCGAGGTGGAGAAGAAGCTGGCCGTGCTGGACTCGCTGCGCAAGGGCCGCAACGGGCCGGTGCGCATGCTGGACGCGCTCGCGTCCGCCACCCCGAAGAAGGTCTGGCTGAAGACCTTCTCGGAGAACAACAACGCGGTCTCCATCGACGGCTCGGCCGTCAGCCACGACGAGGTCGCCGAGTTCATGCGCGGCCTCAACGGCGTGGTGTGGACGCCCAAGGGCATGGGCCGCCTGGTGGACCAGCGCCGTGACAGCAAGACCTCCCGCGTGGAGCTGCTCACGGCCGAGGCCACCATCGAGGAGTTCCCGGCGGCGGAAGTCATTCCCTTCTTCAGGAACATCGACCTGACCAGCGCGGTCCAGGGCAGGGCGGCGCCGAACCAGCCGGGCGCGCCCGCCCTGGTCGAGTTCAAGATCACGCTGCAGGCCAACTACGCCATCTGA
- a CDS encoding type 4a pilus biogenesis protein PilO encodes MDKYLDQFAKAPPATKFGGLALIVILMTVANFFMAISPTEDAIKIEIATRRTLDLELAEKSEIAQNLNDRRREMDVLEQKLAEALTELPEKKDIEELLAQINDIGKKSGLEISSVTPDKEFVGGGEFFARIPLKMTVSGNYHEIALFLQEMANMRRIVNVNNIKLETPTLKNEKVVLQSSFLATTFRFVEQAKPATPAAPAFKN; translated from the coding sequence ATGGACAAGTATCTTGATCAATTCGCCAAGGCGCCCCCCGCAACCAAGTTCGGTGGCCTGGCCCTCATCGTGATTCTGATGACCGTCGCCAACTTCTTCATGGCCATCTCGCCCACCGAGGACGCCATCAAGATTGAAATCGCCACGCGCCGCACGCTGGACCTGGAGCTCGCGGAGAAGAGCGAGATTGCCCAGAACCTCAACGACCGCCGGCGCGAGATGGACGTGCTGGAGCAGAAGCTCGCCGAGGCGCTGACGGAGCTGCCCGAGAAGAAGGACATCGAGGAGCTGCTCGCGCAGATCAACGACATCGGCAAGAAGAGCGGGCTGGAGATCTCCAGCGTGACGCCGGACAAGGAGTTCGTGGGCGGTGGTGAGTTCTTCGCCCGCATCCCCCTGAAGATGACGGTCAGCGGCAACTACCATGAGATCGCCCTGTTCCTGCAGGAGATGGCGAACATGCGCCGCATCGTCAACGTCAACAACATCAAGCTCGAGACGCCCACCCTGAAGAACGAGAAGGTCGTCCTGCAGAGCAGCTTCCTGGCGACGACGTTCCGTTTCGTGGAGCAGGCCAAGCCCGCGACCCCCGCGGCCCCGGCCTTCAAGAACTAG
- a CDS encoding pilus assembly protein PilP, whose amino-acid sequence MKTFKATMTTALLALSLAACGEEPLPPAPPPAKPAALPAKPAAPAAETAVAAAPYVYTYNPVGKRDPFRSPVDEIGPVVPSPVTSCNEPLCAFDLDQLKLVAVVTGDANPIAMVEDPVGRGHIVRRNTRVGRQGGKVTQILRDSVTVTEVFSGNGEIIKNPVTLQLKPDDKQDPAYNMMTGKNYGE is encoded by the coding sequence ATGAAGACGTTCAAGGCCACCATGACCACCGCATTGCTGGCGCTCTCGCTGGCGGCCTGCGGTGAGGAACCGCTACCGCCGGCCCCGCCTCCGGCGAAGCCCGCGGCGCTTCCGGCCAAGCCGGCCGCCCCGGCGGCGGAGACGGCCGTGGCTGCGGCTCCGTACGTGTACACGTACAACCCGGTGGGCAAGCGCGACCCGTTCCGCAGCCCGGTGGACGAGATTGGGCCCGTGGTCCCCAGTCCCGTCACCTCGTGCAACGAGCCGCTGTGCGCCTTCGACCTGGACCAGCTCAAGCTGGTGGCCGTCGTCACGGGTGATGCCAACCCCATCGCCATGGTCGAGGACCCGGTGGGCCGCGGCCACATCGTGCGGCGCAACACCCGGGTGGGGCGCCAGGGCGGGAAGGTGACGCAGATCCTCCGTGACTCGGTGACGGTGACCGAGGTGTTCTCGGGCAACGGCGAAATCATCAAGAATCCGGTGACGCTGCAGCTCAAGCCCGACGATAAGCAGGACCCCGCCTACAACATGATGACGGGCAAGAACTACGGGGAGTAG
- the pilQ gene encoding type IV pilus secretin PilQ has translation MLEKSAVTRGKWMLAAAWAVILVGARVQGAELNTLRNLDVSRTGSGAQVVVTGTRPPTFTVFRLSGPERLVVDLSSADATGIKGHHDGTGPVAGVVASQFSDERASVGRVLLALDKASQYDVRADGNRVVISVDGAAAPVEAKRAEPEASKAPVSVAAAETKRAEPEAVKPAVVAAAPVETKRAEPVAAPAVVKPAEPATVVAEAPRAASKQALPENVVAAEADEREVAHPAQRITGLAFSDDTLRIRADGDIARYEVLELADPPRLAVDLYGVGLATRAPRVSSGALKDVRVGAHSDKVRLVLDVRGEMPAYRVDRASKGLEVVLGGAVARKAAPKPEPMEVVASVTEVEPLRNTPEPTPAPANASTVEVKDVSFEENGAGGRVVMKLSGTAAWKVDRPDPRSAVLTLDNARLPKKLERSLDTSALDTPVKMVSAFSVPGEGRKVRVVVAADGAIEEKVTQNGGTLSWRLDVQGVKTEQVAVAPRTAGFTAEAPAYASEGAPQQARYRGKRVSFEFKDIDIQNLLRVIAEISKRNVVLADDVTGRVTIRLRNVPWDQALDLILRTKQLGKEEFGNIIRIAPLKTLEEEARLRQERKKSLQQLEELLVNLIPVNYAVAGDMATRVKDVLSERGTVTVDTRTNVLIVKDVRSNTEKARALVRSLDTQTPQVLIESRIVEANTTFGRQLGVQWGGQALATSAAGNATGLIFPNSVAVTGGSPGIGGNGLPQTPNFAVNLPASVGEGSGGALGFVFGSAGGALQLNLRLSAAENEGTVKTISAPKVTTLDNNTARISQGVSIPFSQTSAQGVNTTFVEARLSLEVTPHITQDGSILMSINASNNQPDPASTGANGQPAIQRKEAVTQVLVKDGDTTVIGGIYVRRGSTATSRVPFLSSIPVLGLLFKNHTERDDRQELLIFITPRILNRQTIAQSL, from the coding sequence ATGCTCGAGAAGAGCGCTGTGACGAGGGGCAAGTGGATGTTGGCGGCCGCGTGGGCCGTCATTCTTGTGGGCGCCAGGGTACAGGGCGCCGAGCTGAACACGCTGCGCAACCTGGACGTGTCGCGCACGGGGTCCGGGGCCCAGGTCGTGGTCACCGGCACCCGTCCGCCCACCTTCACCGTGTTCCGCCTGAGCGGACCGGAGCGGTTGGTGGTGGACCTCTCGTCGGCGGACGCCACGGGCATCAAGGGCCACCACGACGGCACCGGCCCCGTGGCGGGCGTGGTGGCGTCGCAGTTCTCGGATGAGCGCGCGAGCGTGGGCCGGGTGCTGCTGGCGCTGGACAAGGCCTCCCAGTACGACGTGCGCGCGGACGGCAACCGCGTGGTCATCTCCGTGGACGGCGCCGCCGCCCCCGTGGAGGCCAAGCGCGCCGAGCCCGAGGCCTCCAAGGCCCCGGTGTCCGTGGCCGCCGCCGAGACGAAGCGCGCCGAGCCCGAGGCGGTGAAGCCCGCCGTCGTGGCCGCCGCTCCCGTGGAGACGAAGCGCGCCGAGCCCGTGGCGGCTCCGGCCGTGGTGAAGCCGGCCGAGCCGGCCACCGTGGTGGCCGAGGCCCCGCGCGCGGCCTCGAAGCAGGCCCTGCCGGAGAACGTGGTGGCCGCGGAGGCCGACGAGCGCGAGGTCGCCCACCCGGCGCAGCGCATCACCGGCCTGGCCTTCTCCGACGACACCCTGCGCATCCGCGCGGATGGCGACATCGCCCGCTACGAGGTGCTGGAGCTGGCGGACCCGCCGCGGCTCGCGGTGGACCTGTACGGCGTGGGCCTGGCGACGCGTGCGCCGCGGGTGAGCAGCGGCGCGCTGAAGGACGTGCGCGTGGGCGCCCACTCCGACAAGGTGCGCCTGGTGCTGGACGTGCGCGGCGAGATGCCGGCCTACCGCGTGGACCGGGCCTCGAAGGGCCTGGAGGTGGTGCTGGGTGGCGCGGTGGCTCGCAAGGCCGCGCCCAAGCCCGAGCCGATGGAGGTGGTGGCCTCGGTGACCGAGGTGGAGCCCCTGCGCAACACGCCCGAGCCGACTCCGGCGCCCGCCAACGCGTCGACGGTGGAGGTGAAGGACGTCTCCTTCGAGGAGAACGGCGCGGGTGGCCGCGTGGTGATGAAGCTGTCCGGCACGGCGGCGTGGAAGGTGGACCGCCCGGACCCGCGCAGCGCGGTGCTGACGCTGGACAACGCGCGCCTGCCCAAGAAGCTGGAGCGCAGCCTGGACACCAGCGCGCTGGACACGCCGGTGAAGATGGTCAGCGCCTTCAGCGTCCCGGGTGAGGGCCGCAAGGTGCGCGTGGTGGTGGCCGCCGACGGCGCCATCGAGGAGAAGGTGACGCAGAATGGCGGCACGCTGTCCTGGCGCCTGGACGTGCAGGGCGTGAAGACGGAGCAGGTCGCCGTCGCGCCGCGCACCGCCGGCTTCACCGCCGAGGCTCCGGCCTATGCGTCCGAGGGCGCGCCGCAGCAGGCCCGCTACCGCGGCAAGCGCGTCTCCTTCGAGTTCAAGGACATCGACATCCAGAACCTCTTGCGCGTCATCGCGGAGATTTCGAAGCGCAACGTGGTGCTCGCGGATGACGTCACCGGCCGCGTCACCATCCGGCTGCGCAACGTGCCCTGGGACCAGGCGCTGGACCTCATCCTGCGCACCAAGCAGCTGGGCAAGGAGGAGTTCGGCAACATCATCCGCATCGCCCCGCTGAAGACGCTGGAGGAGGAGGCCCGCCTGCGCCAGGAGCGCAAGAAGTCGCTCCAGCAGCTGGAGGAGCTGCTGGTCAACCTCATCCCCGTCAACTACGCGGTCGCCGGGGACATGGCCACGCGAGTGAAGGACGTGCTCAGCGAGCGCGGCACGGTGACGGTGGATACCCGCACCAACGTGCTCATCGTGAAGGACGTCCGCTCCAACACGGAGAAGGCCCGCGCGCTGGTGCGCAGCCTGGACACGCAGACGCCGCAGGTGCTCATCGAGAGCCGCATCGTGGAGGCCAACACCACCTTCGGCCGCCAGCTGGGCGTGCAGTGGGGTGGTCAGGCCCTCGCGACCTCGGCGGCCGGCAACGCCACGGGCCTCATCTTCCCCAACTCGGTGGCCGTCACTGGCGGCTCGCCGGGCATCGGTGGCAACGGCCTGCCGCAGACGCCGAACTTCGCGGTGAACCTGCCGGCCTCGGTGGGTGAGGGCTCCGGTGGTGCGCTGGGCTTCGTCTTCGGCTCGGCCGGTGGCGCGCTGCAGCTCAACCTGCGCCTGTCCGCCGCGGAGAACGAAGGCACGGTGAAGACCATCTCCGCGCCCAAGGTGACGACGCTGGACAACAACACGGCCCGCATCAGCCAGGGCGTGTCCATTCCGTTCAGCCAGACGTCCGCCCAGGGCGTGAACACGACCTTCGTGGAGGCCCGCCTGTCGCTCGAGGTGACGCCGCACATCACCCAGGACGGCAGCATCCTGATGTCCATCAACGCCTCCAACAACCAGCCGGACCCCGCCAGCACCGGCGCCAACGGTCAGCCCGCCATCCAGCGCAAGGAAGCCGTCACGCAGGTGCTGGTGAAGGACGGCGACACCACCGTCATCGGCGGCATCTACGTCCGCCGCGGCAGCACCGCCACCTCGAGGGTGCCGTTCCTGTCGAGCATCCCGGTGCTGGGCCTGCTCTTCAAGAACCACACGGAGCGCGATGACCGCCAGGAGCTGCTCATCTTCATCACGCCCCGCATCCTCAACCGGCAGACCATTGCGCAGAGCCTCTGA